In Candidatus Poribacteria bacterium, the DNA window TCCATCCTCAAGCGTCAACATCACCGAAATAAATATCATATTTCTTCAACTTCCTTTGCAGCGTGCTTCTGCCAATCCCCAACATTTTCGCAGCTTGTGTCCGATTCCCCTCAAGCGATGCTAATACCTTACGGATGAACGTTTCTTCCACCTCTTCAAGCGTCATGTCGAGTGAAACCGTTACGCTTTGGGCATTTTCAGGTGTAGCGGGTCCTTCAGAGATCGGCAATGGGTGATTATGATATGGACGAAACTTTTCCGGCAAGTGTTCCGGTAAGAGCATTTGATCTTTGACAAGGTGAGATGCCGTTTCAATCACATTTTCCAACTCCCGCACGTTTCCGGGCCACAGATAACTTTTGAGAAGAACCAAGGCACTCAATGCTATCTGTGGAACTTCTGATGTATCGACTCGGAGATGCTTCCCAAGAAAGTGCAGGACCAACGCTTCAATGTCTTCGCCTCGCACCGTCAGCGTCGGCAGGGAAATACCGGCAACATTTAAGCGATAATAGAGGTCTGCACGAAACCTCCCATCCTTAACGGCTTGTTCCAAGTCTTTGTTGGTAGCCGTTACGATTCGGACATCTACCGGAATCGGCTTTTCGCCACCAACGCGTTCAATCTCAGATTCTTCAACCGCATGAAGTAGTTTCGACTGCATGGAAAGCGGCATCTCTCCGATTTCATCCAAGAAGGGTGTGCCGTTGTCTGCCCTTTCAAACCTACTGATATGCCGTGTATCAGCACCAGTGAACGCGCCCTTCTCATATCCAAACAATTCGCTCTC includes these proteins:
- a CDS encoding sigma-54-dependent Fis family transcriptional regulator; this translates as MTRHTLHGDYSEIIGDSPQIFEVLQQIEHFAATSTRVLISGETGTGKGMVARALHKNSNRSGEMISVNCAGIQETLLESELFGYEKGAFTGADTRHISRFERADNGTPFLDEIGEMPLSMQSKLLHAVEESEIERVGGEKPIPVDVRIVTATNKDLEQAVKDGRFRADLYYRLNVAGISLPTLTVRGEDIEALVLHFLGKHLRVDTSEVPQIALSALVLLKSYLWPGNVRELENVIETASHLVKDQMLLPEHLPEKFRPYHNHPLPISEGPATPENAQSVTVSLDMTLEEVEETFIRKVLASLEGNRTQAAKMLGIGRSTLQRKLKKYDIYFGDVDA